In Mycobacterium sp. 050128, one genomic interval encodes:
- a CDS encoding PPE family protein, which yields MDFALRPPEVNSGLMYTGPGAGSLLAAAAAWDAVATQLEITAAGYIAEITGLTGLWFGPSARAMAGAAAPYAAWLHATAGQAAQTSAQAYAAAAAYEAAFAMTVPPPVIAANRARLLALIATNFFGQNTPAIAACEAEYMAMWIQDATAMCIYAADSEIASTLKHFDGSPQTTDESGRDAQANRRVGGATNPPLLTSLLPGNYGPGTYYTPNGYAITIESGGSLILQSGGGVYVDGSITIGPGSSIYVNSGGAVYVYGLLSLGPGSDLSVYSGSTFEVSNGSAVTLTSSGIYVGAGGTVEITSPTTLTNSALLTGPGVVTIGPGNVAITDGAVTGNFSGSLYELFNIGSGASGLGPGAGAAAPASTSASVLPPVSALTGSPGLAGTAAIQPQVDAGQLLTGIPYAAD from the coding sequence ATGGATTTTGCGTTGCGCCCACCGGAGGTCAATTCCGGACTGATGTACACCGGCCCCGGAGCCGGCTCACTGCTCGCCGCCGCGGCAGCCTGGGACGCCGTCGCGACCCAACTCGAGATCACCGCCGCCGGCTACATCGCCGAAATCACCGGCCTGACCGGACTATGGTTTGGACCCTCGGCCCGGGCGATGGCCGGCGCGGCCGCACCCTACGCGGCCTGGCTGCACGCCACCGCCGGCCAAGCCGCCCAAACCTCCGCCCAGGCCTACGCCGCCGCGGCGGCCTACGAAGCGGCGTTCGCGATGACCGTGCCCCCGCCGGTGATCGCGGCCAACCGGGCCCGGCTGCTGGCACTGATCGCCACCAACTTCTTCGGCCAAAACACCCCGGCCATCGCGGCATGCGAAGCCGAATACATGGCGATGTGGATCCAAGACGCCACCGCGATGTGCATCTACGCCGCCGACTCCGAAATCGCCAGCACCCTCAAGCACTTCGACGGGTCCCCACAAACCACCGACGAATCAGGACGGGACGCCCAAGCCAACCGGCGCGTCGGCGGCGCCACGAACCCGCCGCTGCTCACCTCGCTGCTACCCGGCAACTACGGGCCCGGCACCTACTACACGCCCAACGGCTACGCCATCACCATCGAGTCGGGTGGATCCCTGATCCTTCAGTCCGGGGGCGGCGTTTACGTCGATGGCTCGATCACCATCGGTCCCGGCAGCTCGATCTACGTCAACTCCGGCGGCGCCGTCTACGTCTACGGCTTACTGAGCCTCGGCCCCGGCAGCGACCTGAGCGTCTACTCCGGTAGCACCTTCGAAGTCTCGAACGGATCCGCCGTGACCCTGACGAGCAGTGGAATCTACGTGGGCGCGGGCGGCACCGTCGAAATAACCTCGCCGACGACGCTGACGAATAGCGCCCTGCTCACCGGCCCGGGCGTCGTCACGATCGGACCCGGTAACGTCGCCATCACCGACGGCGCCGTTACCGGCAACTTCTCCGGGTCCCTCTACGAACTCTTCAACATCGGCTCCGGTGCCAGCGGGCTCGGCCCCGGCGCGGGCGCCGCCGCCCCCGCCAGCACATCGGCATCCGTGCTGCCCCCGGTCAGCGCCTTGACCGGCTCACCGGGCCTGGCCGGCACCGCGGCAATCCAACCCCAGGTTGACGCCGGCCAGCTCTTGACCGGGATCCCCTACGCAGCCGACTGA
- a CDS encoding PPE domain-containing protein: MTQTLNVEYQELMARADEIEQPPPPIPSTNPSPPCEISFVKDAATQLALNADTMRLYLTSCEREWQRLAKSLRDAAKAYEEVDTDSAAALDKEMSDSAETSDSGADGVMSAMCDPNQEFPDARLIFPPAPPPFEYPYYPVKQAAKEIEAGDQGVAFRAFAQEWDAFQRALQQETLYRFRPFLSWTGEARDAVEANFDRQRRWVNSMVALCSELASQANKVAEAHKKAAFVTHDFAQDDEHPTTKEIARCDDWYKYYVTNNYNADDAILWYQNLQRQSEESLARYVRNAQLPLTPVIPERAPSAWGFDVPNLGDGEDDDGGKNPFDPNPFNPNPYDPNNPYGPKDPSAGANLPWTGAPGFPPLPSVPNPGMPSTPTATDSAELSQALKDLKGAGGAGVRPASVGGAGVRIPPLPSTPLQSSTPLQAVPGTGAAAGSAAMSATAAAGAGRGMPASGAAMGAGMGGMAPTTPGGQGQQSAGKAKRVQSEDKPLYIEQRKWTEAVLGNRPRRPVPEKAAS, translated from the coding sequence ATGACGCAGACACTGAACGTGGAATACCAGGAACTGATGGCGCGCGCCGATGAAATCGAGCAACCGCCGCCGCCGATTCCGTCGACCAACCCATCGCCGCCCTGTGAGATTTCTTTTGTCAAGGATGCCGCCACTCAGCTCGCCCTGAACGCCGACACGATGCGGCTGTACCTCACATCGTGCGAACGGGAATGGCAGCGTTTAGCGAAATCGTTGCGGGATGCGGCCAAAGCGTACGAAGAAGTCGACACCGATTCTGCTGCGGCCCTTGACAAAGAGATGTCCGATTCGGCCGAGACGTCGGATTCCGGCGCGGATGGCGTGATGTCGGCCATGTGCGATCCGAACCAGGAATTCCCGGACGCCCGCCTGATCTTTCCGCCGGCGCCGCCGCCGTTCGAATACCCCTACTACCCGGTCAAGCAGGCGGCGAAGGAGATCGAGGCCGGCGACCAGGGCGTCGCATTCCGGGCGTTCGCGCAGGAATGGGATGCGTTCCAGCGGGCTCTTCAGCAGGAGACGCTGTACCGCTTCCGGCCATTTCTTTCATGGACGGGCGAGGCGCGTGACGCCGTTGAAGCGAATTTCGACCGACAGCGGCGATGGGTGAATTCGATGGTCGCGCTGTGCAGCGAGCTTGCCAGCCAGGCGAACAAGGTCGCGGAGGCCCATAAAAAAGCTGCCTTCGTCACCCATGATTTTGCCCAAGACGATGAGCACCCCACGACCAAAGAAATAGCGCGTTGTGATGATTGGTACAAGTACTACGTCACGAATAACTACAACGCCGATGACGCAATTCTGTGGTACCAGAACCTGCAGCGCCAATCGGAAGAGTCGTTGGCCCGCTATGTCAGAAATGCCCAATTACCGCTGACGCCGGTCATTCCGGAGCGGGCGCCGTCCGCCTGGGGTTTCGACGTCCCCAACCTCGGCGACGGCGAGGACGACGACGGCGGCAAGAACCCGTTCGACCCAAACCCGTTCAACCCAAACCCCTACGACCCGAACAACCCTTACGGCCCGAAGGATCCGTCGGCCGGTGCCAACCTGCCCTGGACGGGCGCACCCGGTTTTCCGCCTTTGCCGTCCGTTCCGAACCCGGGCATGCCGTCCACGCCGACCGCAACGGACAGCGCGGAGCTGAGCCAGGCCTTGAAGGACTTGAAAGGGGCCGGCGGCGCGGGGGTAAGGCCGGCGTCGGTCGGTGGTGCCGGCGTTCGGATACCGCCGCTGCCCTCGACGCCGTTGCAGTCGTCGACGCCGTTGCAGGCCGTGCCCGGCACCGGCGCGGCCGCGGGGTCGGCCGCGATGTCAGCAACGGCCGCCGCGGGCGCGGGTCGCGGGATGCCCGCCTCGGGCGCCGCGATGGGCGCCGGCATGGGCGGCATGGCACCCACCACGCCCGGCGGTCAGGGACAACAAAGCGCGGGCAAGGCCAAACGCGTGCAGTCCGAGGACAAGCCGCTCTACATCGAGCAGCGGAAATGGACCGAGGCCGTGCTCGGCAATCGTCCCCGCAGGCCCGTGCCCGAAAAAGCCGCGTCGTGA
- a CDS encoding NAD(P)/FAD-dependent oxidoreductase: MSRHRVVVIGSGFGGLNAAKALKRADVDVTLISKTTTHLFQPLLYQVATGILSEGEIAPATRLILQRQKNVRVLLGDVDDINLTAGTVTSKLMGMETVTPFDSLIVAAGARQSYFGNDQFATYAPGMKTIDDALELRGRILGAFEAAEFTDDPVERQRRLTFVVVGAGPTGVEVAGQIKELAHRTLKQAFRTIEPRDCRVILLDAAPAVLPPMGEKLGLKAQQRLEKMGVEVQLNAMVDDVDYMGLTIKEKDGTKRRIECACKVWAAGVQASSLGKILADQSDGTEVDRAGRVVVEPDLTVKGHPNVFVVGDLMSVPGVPGMAQGAIQGAHYAATLIKHMVKGTDDPANRKPFNYFDKGSMATISRFSAVAQVGKLEFGGFIAWLAWLGLHLLYLVGFKNRFTTVIAWFITFLGDGRSQMAITNQMMYARVVTNWVESQTQEAMTEAERQTAEQRAG, encoded by the coding sequence ATGTCGCGCCATCGCGTCGTCGTTATCGGAAGCGGGTTCGGCGGGCTGAATGCGGCCAAGGCGCTCAAGCGCGCCGACGTCGACGTCACCCTGATCTCCAAGACGACCACTCACCTGTTCCAGCCGCTGCTGTATCAGGTGGCCACCGGCATTTTGTCCGAAGGTGAGATCGCGCCCGCGACCCGACTGATCCTGCAGAGGCAGAAAAACGTGCGGGTGCTGCTGGGCGACGTCGACGACATCAACCTGACGGCCGGCACCGTGACGTCGAAACTGATGGGTATGGAGACGGTGACACCGTTCGACAGCCTGATCGTGGCGGCCGGTGCCCGGCAGTCCTACTTTGGCAACGACCAGTTCGCGACGTACGCGCCCGGCATGAAGACCATCGACGACGCCCTCGAGCTGCGCGGCCGGATCCTCGGTGCATTCGAGGCCGCCGAGTTCACCGACGATCCCGTCGAGCGGCAACGCCGCCTGACCTTCGTCGTCGTCGGCGCGGGACCCACCGGTGTCGAGGTGGCGGGCCAGATCAAGGAACTCGCCCACCGAACCCTCAAGCAAGCGTTTCGCACCATCGAGCCCCGCGATTGCCGGGTCATCCTGCTCGACGCCGCGCCCGCGGTGTTGCCGCCGATGGGCGAGAAGTTAGGCCTCAAAGCACAACAGCGGTTGGAAAAGATGGGGGTCGAAGTCCAGCTCAACGCGATGGTCGATGACGTGGACTACATGGGCCTCACGATCAAGGAGAAGGACGGCACGAAGCGCCGCATCGAATGCGCGTGCAAGGTGTGGGCGGCGGGCGTGCAGGCCAGCTCGCTGGGCAAGATCCTCGCCGACCAGTCCGACGGCACCGAGGTCGACCGGGCCGGGCGAGTGGTCGTCGAGCCCGACCTGACGGTCAAGGGTCACCCCAACGTCTTCGTCGTCGGGGACCTGATGTCTGTGCCCGGCGTGCCCGGGATGGCCCAGGGCGCGATTCAGGGCGCGCATTACGCGGCGACATTGATCAAGCACATGGTCAAGGGCACCGATGATCCAGCAAACCGCAAGCCCTTCAACTACTTTGACAAGGGCAGCATGGCCACCATCTCGCGATTCAGTGCCGTCGCGCAGGTCGGCAAGCTGGAGTTCGGCGGTTTCATCGCCTGGCTGGCATGGCTGGGGTTGCACCTGCTCTACCTCGTCGGCTTCAAGAACCGGTTCACCACGGTGATCGCCTGGTTCATCACCTTCTTGGGCGACGGTCGCAGCCAGATGGCCATCACCAACCAGATGATGTACGCCCGAGTGGTGACGAACTGGGTGGAATCGCAAACGCAAGAGGCGATGACCGAGGCCGAACGCCAGACCGCCGAGCAGCGAGCCGGCTAG
- a CDS encoding O-succinylhomoserine sulfhydrylase: protein MNDVPSVRIPKALPDGVGQATIGVRGGLLRSEFDETAEGMFLTSGYVYPSAAAAEQAFSGELDRYVYSRYGNPTVSMFEERLRLIEGAPAAFATASGMAAVFTSLGALLGAGDRLVAARSLFGSCFVVCNEILPRWGVETVFVDGDDLAQWEQALSVPTQAVFFETPSNPMQSLVDIAAVTELAHAAGAKVVLDNVFATPLLQQGFPLGVDVVVYSGTKHIDGQGRVLGGAILGDREYIDGPVQKLMRHTGPAMSAFNAWVLLKGLETLAVRVDYSNAAAQRIAEFLQRHPAVSWVRYPFLTSHPQYDLAKRQMSGGGTVLTFELNAPGGAKERAFEVLDKLQLIDISNNLGDAKSLVTHPATTTHRAMGPEGRAAIGLGDGVVRISVGLENTDDLIADIDQALS, encoded by the coding sequence ATGAACGATGTTCCGTCGGTCCGCATTCCGAAGGCACTGCCCGACGGCGTCGGCCAAGCCACCATCGGCGTGCGCGGGGGGCTGTTGCGGTCCGAGTTCGACGAGACGGCCGAGGGGATGTTTTTGACCTCGGGCTACGTCTACCCGTCGGCTGCGGCGGCCGAGCAGGCGTTCTCCGGCGAGCTGGACCGCTATGTGTATTCGCGCTACGGCAACCCGACCGTGTCGATGTTCGAGGAACGGCTGCGGCTGATCGAGGGCGCGCCGGCGGCGTTCGCGACGGCCAGCGGCATGGCCGCGGTATTCACCTCGCTGGGCGCGCTGCTGGGCGCCGGCGACCGGTTGGTGGCCGCGCGCAGTCTGTTCGGATCGTGCTTCGTGGTGTGCAACGAGATCCTGCCGCGCTGGGGTGTGGAGACCGTCTTCGTCGACGGCGACGACCTCGCCCAGTGGGAACAGGCGCTATCGGTGCCCACCCAGGCGGTGTTCTTCGAGACGCCGTCGAACCCGATGCAGTCGCTGGTGGATATCGCCGCGGTGACCGAGCTGGCGCATGCTGCGGGCGCAAAAGTTGTGCTGGACAACGTCTTTGCCACACCGCTTCTGCAGCAAGGCTTTCCGCTCGGGGTGGACGTGGTGGTGTACTCCGGCACCAAGCACATCGACGGCCAGGGCCGGGTGCTCGGTGGCGCCATCCTCGGCGATCGGGAGTACATCGACGGCCCGGTGCAGAAGCTGATGCGCCACACCGGCCCGGCCATGAGTGCATTCAACGCCTGGGTGCTACTGAAAGGCCTTGAGACGCTGGCGGTTCGGGTGGATTACAGCAATGCCGCGGCGCAGCGGATCGCGGAGTTCCTGCAACGGCATCCGGCGGTGAGTTGGGTGCGCTACCCGTTCCTGACGTCGCACCCGCAGTACGACCTGGCCAAGCGTCAAATGTCCGGTGGCGGAACGGTGCTCACCTTCGAGCTCAACGCCCCCGGCGGCGCCAAGGAACGGGCCTTCGAGGTGCTGGACAAGCTGCAACTGATCGACATATCGAACAACCTCGGTGACGCCAAATCGCTTGTCACACACCCGGCGACGACGACACATCGGGCGATGGGACCGGAAGGGCGCGCCGCGATCGGTCTCGGTGACGGCGTTGTCCGCATCTCGGTCGGCCTGGAGAACACCGACGATCTGATCGCCGATATCGACCAAGCCCTGAGCTAG
- a CDS encoding adenylosuccinate synthase gives MPAIVLIGAQWGDEGKGKATDLLGGRVQWVVRYQGGNNAGHTVVLPTGDNFALHLIPSGVLTPGVTNVIGNGVVIDPGVLLDELKGLEDRGVDTSRLLISADAHLLLPYHVAIDKVTERYMGNKKIGTTGRGIGPCYQDKIARQGIRVADVLDPEQLAHKVEGALELKNQILVKIYNRKALDPDLVVDALLKQADGFKHRIADTRLLLNTALEAGETVLLEGSQGTLLDVDHGTYPYVTSSNPTAGGAAVGSGIGPTRITTVLGILKAYTTRVGSGPFPTELFDENGEYLSKTGGEFGVTTGRRRRCGWFDAVVARYATRVNGITDYFLTKLDVLSSLETVPVCVGYRVDGVQTDEMPMTQSDLHRAEPIYEELPGWWEDISAAREFDDLPAKARDYVLRLEELAGAHVSCIGVGPGRDQTIVRRDILAAR, from the coding sequence ATGCCGGCAATCGTCCTCATCGGCGCCCAATGGGGCGACGAGGGCAAAGGTAAGGCCACTGACCTGCTCGGTGGGCGCGTGCAGTGGGTGGTGCGTTACCAGGGTGGCAACAACGCCGGGCACACCGTCGTGTTGCCCACCGGGGACAACTTTGCGCTACATCTGATCCCGTCGGGCGTGCTGACGCCCGGCGTCACCAACGTCATCGGCAACGGCGTGGTGATCGATCCCGGCGTGCTGCTCGACGAGCTGAAGGGCCTGGAGGATCGCGGTGTCGACACCTCGAGGCTGCTGATCTCCGCCGACGCGCATCTGCTGCTGCCCTACCACGTGGCCATCGACAAGGTGACCGAGCGCTACATGGGCAACAAGAAGATCGGCACCACCGGCCGCGGCATCGGACCGTGCTACCAGGACAAGATCGCCCGTCAGGGCATCCGGGTCGCCGACGTGCTCGACCCCGAGCAGCTGGCCCACAAGGTCGAAGGCGCCCTGGAACTCAAAAACCAGATCCTGGTCAAGATCTACAACCGCAAGGCGCTGGATCCCGACCTGGTGGTCGACGCCCTGCTGAAGCAGGCCGACGGCTTCAAGCACCGCATCGCCGACACCCGGCTGCTGCTCAACACCGCGCTGGAGGCCGGCGAGACCGTACTGCTGGAGGGCTCGCAGGGCACGCTGCTCGACGTCGACCACGGTACGTATCCCTATGTGACGTCCTCGAATCCGACTGCGGGCGGCGCGGCCGTAGGGTCCGGCATCGGCCCGACCCGGATCACCACCGTGCTCGGAATCCTCAAGGCCTACACCACCCGGGTGGGCTCGGGCCCGTTCCCGACCGAACTGTTCGACGAGAACGGCGAATACCTGTCCAAGACCGGCGGCGAGTTCGGCGTCACGACCGGGCGCCGCCGCCGCTGCGGCTGGTTCGACGCCGTCGTGGCGCGCTATGCCACCCGGGTCAACGGCATCACCGACTACTTCCTGACCAAGCTCGACGTGCTGTCCAGTCTGGAAACCGTGCCGGTGTGCGTCGGCTACCGCGTCGACGGCGTGCAGACCGACGAAATGCCGATGACGCAAAGCGATTTGCACCGCGCCGAGCCGATCTACGAAGAGCTGCCCGGCTGGTGGGAAGACATCTCGGCGGCCCGCGAGTTCGACGACCTGCCCGCCAAGGCGCGTGACTATGTGCTGCGTCTGGAAGAGCTTGCCGGAGCACATGTTTCGTGCATCGGCGTCGGGCCGGGACGGGATCAGACCATCGTGCGCCGCGACATCCTGGCGGCGCGCTAG
- a CDS encoding ATP-grasp domain-containing protein, protein MTEGQRETAGAPRVLLLGSGELSRELANALRRLGAEVHEHSDMDTLSGVIDRLQPDFVAAAGAVSVPAIEALAARSDHDGIELVPNMRTVRLTNDREGLRRLAADQLGLPTAPFWFVGSLDDLKAVAAHGGYPLLVEPVGGTAGRSMVSGPDDVEPAWRRAAGQAEQQRMLAETVVEVEFYVTLLAVRSEGRNGPVIEFCSPIGHRRAEPDVLESWQPQNLSPAALDAAKSIAARIVKALGGRGVFGVELMINGDEVYFSDVSAVLPQSVWVTLRSQRISAFELQARAILGLPVDVLMISPAAARASHLVPSAEALTEALAVPESDLRVFDPGPGPRRGVALATAPDVASARDRARDVAAAASKGR, encoded by the coding sequence GTGACCGAAGGACAACGCGAGACCGCAGGCGCGCCCCGAGTGTTGTTGCTGGGTTCCGGCGAGCTCAGCCGCGAGCTGGCCAATGCCCTGCGTCGCCTCGGTGCGGAGGTTCACGAGCACTCGGACATGGACACCTTGTCGGGGGTGATCGACCGGCTACAACCCGACTTTGTGGCCGCCGCCGGCGCGGTTTCCGTCCCGGCGATCGAGGCGCTCGCGGCCCGCTCCGACCATGACGGCATCGAGTTGGTGCCCAACATGCGCACCGTCCGGTTGACCAACGATCGCGAGGGCCTGCGCCGGCTGGCCGCCGATCAGCTGGGTCTGCCCACTGCGCCGTTCTGGTTCGTCGGCTCGCTCGACGACCTCAAGGCGGTGGCCGCACACGGCGGCTATCCGTTGCTGGTCGAGCCGGTGGGCGGGACGGCCGGGCGCTCGATGGTTTCCGGGCCCGACGACGTCGAGCCCGCGTGGCGGCGGGCGGCGGGCCAGGCCGAGCAGCAGCGGATGTTGGCCGAAACGGTGGTCGAGGTCGAGTTTTACGTCACGCTGCTCGCAGTTCGCAGCGAGGGTCGCAACGGGCCGGTGATCGAGTTCTGCTCGCCGATCGGGCACCGTCGCGCCGAACCCGACGTGCTGGAATCCTGGCAGCCCCAGAATCTGAGTCCGGCGGCCCTCGATGCCGCCAAGTCGATCGCCGCGCGCATCGTCAAGGCGCTCGGCGGCCGTGGCGTGTTCGGTGTCGAATTGATGATCAACGGCGACGAGGTGTACTTCTCCGACGTGAGCGCCGTTCTGCCGCAAAGCGTCTGGGTGACTTTGCGCAGCCAGCGGATTTCGGCGTTCGAGCTGCAGGCCCGGGCGATTCTCGGCCTGCCGGTGGACGTCCTGATGATTTCACCGGCCGCCGCGCGCGCGAGTCACCTGGTGCCCTCCGCCGAGGCACTGACCGAAGCGCTGGCCGTGCCGGAAAGCGACCTTCGCGTATTCGATCCGGGGCCGGGCCCGCGGCGGGGGGTCGCACTGGCCACCGCGCCGGATGTGGCGTCGGCGCGCGACCGGGCCCGCGACGTGGCCGCCGCGGCGTCCAAGGGCCGTTAA
- a CDS encoding rhodanese-like domain-containing protein, producing MSYAGDITPLEAWKLLSDNPQAVLVDVRTDAEWRFVGVPDLSSLGRDAVFIEWNTSTGHNENFLAELKGKLPAQAGPVVFLCRSGNRSIGAAETATEAGIEPSYNILDGFEGNLDAQGHRGETGWRAVGLPWKQQ from the coding sequence ATGAGCTACGCAGGAGATATCACGCCGCTTGAGGCATGGAAATTGCTCAGCGACAACCCGCAGGCGGTCTTGGTCGACGTGCGCACCGACGCCGAATGGCGGTTCGTCGGGGTGCCGGACTTGTCGAGTCTTGGCCGCGATGCGGTCTTCATCGAGTGGAACACCTCGACCGGGCACAACGAGAACTTCCTGGCCGAACTGAAGGGCAAGCTCCCCGCCCAGGCGGGACCGGTGGTCTTCCTGTGTCGCTCCGGCAACCGCTCGATCGGTGCCGCCGAGACCGCGACCGAGGCGGGCATCGAGCCGTCCTACAACATCCTGGACGGTTTTGAGGGCAACCTCGACGCCCAGGGTCATCGTGGTGAAACGGGTTGGCGGGCAGTCGGACTGCCCTGGAAGCAGCAATGA
- a CDS encoding PaaI family thioesterase codes for MSDPDPKQLDPEYEHHGGFPEYGPATPGPGFGRFVAAMRRLQDLAVSADPADDLWDDAADRVVALTELLGPFQAQVEGQAPAGRTPDLPGMGSLLLPPWTLTRYAPDGVEMTGHFTRFHVGGNHAVHGGVLPLLFDHMFGMISHAAGRPISRTAFLHVDYRKVTPTDVPLLVRGRVTSTEGRKAFVRAELVDGDETLLAEGNGLMVRLLPGQP; via the coding sequence GTGAGCGATCCTGATCCCAAACAACTTGATCCCGAATACGAACACCACGGCGGCTTTCCCGAATACGGTCCGGCCACCCCGGGCCCGGGATTCGGCCGGTTCGTGGCGGCCATGCGCCGGCTGCAGGACCTCGCCGTCTCCGCCGACCCGGCCGACGACCTGTGGGACGACGCGGCCGATCGTGTGGTTGCGCTGACGGAATTGCTGGGGCCGTTTCAGGCACAGGTGGAAGGTCAGGCGCCGGCGGGCCGCACACCCGATCTGCCCGGCATGGGCAGCTTGCTGCTGCCGCCGTGGACGTTGACCCGCTACGCGCCCGACGGCGTCGAAATGACGGGCCATTTCACCCGTTTCCACGTCGGCGGCAACCACGCGGTGCACGGCGGTGTGCTACCGCTGCTGTTCGACCACATGTTCGGGATGATTTCGCACGCCGCGGGACGCCCGATCAGTCGCACCGCCTTCCTGCACGTCGACTACCGCAAGGTCACGCCGACCGACGTGCCGTTGCTGGTGCGCGGGCGAGTCACCAGCACCGAGGGCCGCAAGGCGTTCGTCCGCGCCGAATTGGTCGACGGTGACGAGACGCTGCTGGCCGAGGGCAACGGCCTGATGGTGCGGTTATTGCCCGGTCAGCCCTGA
- a CDS encoding CDGP domain-containing protein, with amino-acid sequence MKQIVLGATVVALSVGALIASAPPAGAGCQLGGVVISKCDGPVQPDGTWQRCVVFPPAGGRDGSPVYVTNTNCQMLGPDQHPSGVAFNDPATHIDD; translated from the coding sequence ATGAAGCAAATTGTCTTGGGCGCAACGGTTGTCGCGCTGTCTGTCGGCGCGCTGATCGCCTCGGCGCCGCCGGCCGGCGCCGGCTGCCAGTTGGGCGGCGTCGTGATCAGCAAGTGCGACGGCCCCGTCCAGCCCGACGGCACCTGGCAACGTTGCGTCGTGTTTCCCCCGGCCGGCGGGCGTGACGGCTCTCCCGTTTACGTCACCAACACGAACTGCCAGATGTTGGGTCCCGACCAGCATCCGTCGGGCGTTGCGTTCAATGACCCAGCGACGCACATCGACGACTAG